In the Sphingobacterium sp. PCS056 genome, GTCACTTTCAACTAACATATCAAATTTATATGGTTACAATAAACAATTACGAAGACTATAAATCCTATGAGGGTAAACTCTTGGGATTATCGCAATGGCATAAGATCGATCAGAAACAAATCAATAGTTTTGCTGATGCAACATTGGATCATCAATGGATCCATGTCGATAAAGAAAGGGCAGAATCTGAAGGACCTTTCAAATCGACTATCGCTCATGGATATTTGACACTTTCACTAATACCTTACCTCTGGAAACAGATTGCCGAGGTAAAAAATGTGAAGATGGAAATTAACTATGGTATCGAAAATTTAAAATTTGGTCAAGCCGTATTAGTTGATAGTGAAGTTCAGTTACAAGCAAAAGTAAAATCGGTTAACAACCTAAGAGGTGTCATCAAAGTTATTATAGAAGCAACATTATTGATCAAAGATCATGCGAAACCTGCCTATGTCGGTGATGTCGTGTTCCTTTATCATTTTATGTAATATTTAAAAACGCATTCATACTTTAGCATAGGTATGAATGCATTTTTATTATGCTGGTGAAACTATATTTTGTTTAAGTTTTTTATACATG is a window encoding:
- a CDS encoding MaoC family dehydratase → MVTINNYEDYKSYEGKLLGLSQWHKIDQKQINSFADATLDHQWIHVDKERAESEGPFKSTIAHGYLTLSLIPYLWKQIAEVKNVKMEINYGIENLKFGQAVLVDSEVQLQAKVKSVNNLRGVIKVIIEATLLIKDHAKPAYVGDVVFLYHFM